Part of the Phacochoerus africanus isolate WHEZ1 chromosome 8, ROS_Pafr_v1, whole genome shotgun sequence genome is shown below.
GCCTGTCTCTGGATCTCCCCTCATTCCCCAGGGAATCTGGGCCACCCAACTCCAAAGGGACTTTCTTTGCCCCAAGCCCAGCCACGAGTGTCTGGAACCACACCCTCCCCGCCAGCCACCTTCTCATCTCGGCCCCAACCCTTCAGGTTCCTGTTCCGGATGTGGGCCCCTCTCCCTGCCACTCCTGGCAGGCCTCGTGGCCGCTGATGCGGTTGTGTCACTGTTAATCGTGGTGGGGGTATTTGTGTGTGGGCGCCCACGCAGCAGGCCCACCCAAGGTGAGGGCAGGGACAGGCTGGGCTTGAAGAGGGTTGgtgtccctggggaggggggtcccCAGGGCGGGGGCCCCAGGGCAAGCCCTGGAGGTTCTGGGGAAACCCTGGGGGCGGTGCTTGGGGGAACTCCTGAGGAAACCCCTGAGACAGGGGGTCCCCAAGGAAGTGGAGAtgtgggtgggaggtgggtggtCAGGCCTCgtgctctctctcccccacccccagaagacGGCAAAATCTACATCAACATGCCGGGCAGGGGCTGACCCCGCTGTAAGCCGTTACCTGCAACCTTTGACTCCTGACCCTCCCATCCCAGATTGTGCGTGGTGGCACAGGAAACTGGCCCCTCTTGGGGATTGGAATAAAGTCTT
Proteins encoded:
- the HCST gene encoding hematopoietic cell signal transducer isoform X1, giving the protein MGSGYVHSDSLWVAAAQMTSGSCSGCGPLSLPLLAGLVAADAVVSLLIVVGVFVCGRPRSRPTQEDGKIYINMPGRG
- the HCST gene encoding hematopoietic cell signal transducer isoform X3, with the protein product MAPPGGILFLLLLPVAAAQMTSGSCSGCGPLSLPLLAGLVAADAVVSLLIVVGVFVCGRPRSRPTQEDGKIYINMPGRG
- the HCST gene encoding hematopoietic cell signal transducer isoform X2, with the translated sequence MGSGYVHSDSLWVAAAQMTSGSCSGCGPLSLPLLAGLVAADAVVSLLIVVGVFVCGRPRSRPTQDGKIYINMPGRG
- the HCST gene encoding hematopoietic cell signal transducer isoform X4 gives rise to the protein MAPPGGILFLLLLPVAAAQMTSGSCSGCGPLSLPLLAGLVAADAVVSLLIVVGVFVCGRPRSRPTQDGKIYINMPGRG